DNA from Candidatus Stoquefichus sp. SB1:
AATAAATAATCATAAATCAATTGAAAAGCTTCTACTCCATAATAATCATCAGCATTAATGACTGCAAAAGGACCATCAATAATATCACGACAACAATATATTGCATGGGCAGTTCCCCATGGCTTTTGTCGCCCTTGAGGGACGATGTTTCCTAAAGGAATATCATTAATTTCTTGATATGCATAATGAACTTTCATTATTTTAGACATGCGATTTCCAATGATTTCTTTAAAATCTTTTTCAGTTTCACGTTTGATAATAAAAATCACTTCTTCAAAGCCAGCACGTTTGGCATCGAAAATAGAAAAGTCAATAATAATGTGTCCATCACTATCAATTGGATCTATTTGCTTTAATCCACCATAACGACTCCCCATTCCAGCTGCCATAATAACAAGTACGGGTTTTTTCATAATCTTCACTCCTTTATAGTTATCCAGCGAAGCTCCATTGGCAATAAGTTGAGGGTTTCAACTTTTTGTCCAGAAATATAAAGATCACTTGATAATGCTTCTGTAGTATTGTTAATGACAGCAATCTTACCAACCTTTTCAAATGCAGCCACTTCTGTATTGACATTGCTGACATAATATTTCTTCATTTCATCTTCTTTGCCTGCTGCCCAATAAATAGCTCTTAAAAGAAGACGACAGTTTTGTGGAGAATAAGGCAATCCAGCAAAATAGATGCTACGACCTTTTCCATAGGTATTTGTTACTAACTGTGCATATCCATGATGCTGATTTAAGATTTGATAATTCTCACCATGAGCATAGATGCCATTCATACCTTCACCAAAGTCAATTTGTCCATCGATATCTTCTAATAAGAAGTGATGTGAATCCACTTCATTATATTTATCATGACTTAACGTAAAACCAACTTCTTTATCAACACCAAGAACATCACTTAGTTGGAAGAATTGTCCTTGGTGCTGATAGGCAGTTGGTTCACCAACACCAATAAATCCACCACCTTGATCTACCCATTGTCTGATTTTTGTAACAACAGTTTCATCAATCCAATTTTTTTCACCTGACCATGATGTATAAGCACTTCCTGCATTAATAACAACTTTATATTGATCAAGTTGACCATTTTTAATATCGTCAAAATTAATAAAGTCAATATCAATAGGCATCCCACTTAAGCATTCAATAATTCCAACATAAGAATAAATTTCACGATACCATATAGCATGATGAACTTGGTTATTCATCCAACGGCGAGATGCACCCCAGCAATTTAAAATTGCAACTTTAAATGGAGAAACATAGGCACTTGTTCCTTGAATTGTATCATGAATATCTCTAAATTCATCAACAACATGAGTAATTGTATCAATAAAACCAGGCCACTGTAAGGCTAATTTTAAATATCCACCATACCCAATACGATCTAAAGGACTTCTTAATATTGCACGTCTGGCTTTTAACCAATTACTATGGGCCTCGCCAATAGGGTCACCACCTTCAGTGAAAACATCTGGGAAGAAGTAAGGAAGGAGGCGACCTTCAGTATATTTGACACCTTTAATATCAGAAATCATACGCATTGTGACACCGTCACCAACAGAACCAACAACTGCATCTAATCCAATTGTTTCAAAATATGGTCCATAAGGTTCTGTACCAATCCAATGGTCACCTAAGAACATCATGGCTTCTTTGCCATAACTATGCACGATATCGACTAATTCTTTAGCGAGTTTGCAAACTTCTTGTTGCTGGAAATCAATAAAATCTTTAAATTCTCGAGAAGGAACTCTAAATAAAGAATTGTGGTATCCTTGATCTACAATAAATTCAGGTCTAAATTTATAACCAGCCCATTTTTCAAATTGTTTAAGAATATAAGGAGATACACTTGCACTATATCCAAACCATTCAACGAATTTCTCACGCTTTTGATCATCAAATGTTAAAGTGAATTGATGAAAGAAAGTTGTAAAACGAATGACATCAATATGAGGATTATCCTCACAGAATTTTCTGAGTTTTTCTTTGACAAAAACTTGTGTTTTCGGTTGTCTCACATCAAATGTTAATTGATGAGGAGCATCTTTCCAGTCGTTTGTAATGAAGTTATACATATGCACAGGATCCCATATCAAAAAGGCTAAGAAACTGACAGTGTATACATGGTAGGGAATTGTTTGAATGGTTACACTGCAATTTTCCTCACTATAAGTCCATTGTGATGTTGGGACGATTTCACCGGTAGTGCGGTCAATCACTTCCCACCATTCATAAGGATCATCAATAAAATTTGGCTTTAATTGTTCAGTATGAAAACCTTTCATTAAACTGATTGTAAGTGAAGTGTTTCTAGCAGTATAGCGATCAGTTATTAAATATTCTTGCTGAATTTCTTCAGGATGAGCGAGTGCCCAATCATTATCTTTTCGTGTTGTATAATAAGTTGCATAAATTTTTGCATCTAAACCCAAGATTTCTTCTGGCATTTCTGTACCATCACAATCTCGAATAGCATCTGCTCCCAATTTCTCTTTCAATGCAATTGTTTGATCAATTACATCTAAATCAGTAGGGAGAGTTAATCTTCCATAATTTTTCATGATTTATCCCTCGTGATTTTCCAAAATATTTAATTCAGTTTCTTTATCAAAGAAATGTGTTTTATTCATGATATAAACAAAGGCACCTTCATCGTTCGCTCTTAATGGTGTACTACCAGGAACTTTAACAACAAAAGGCACATCATCTTTTGTCATATGAATAAAGCTTTCTGAACCCATTAATTCAACAACATCAACTTTGTTTTGGAATGATGCTTCAGGATGATGCATGATGTATTGAGGATGCGTAGAAATATCTTCTGGTCGAATTCCCATTGTCACAGTTTTTCCAATGTATCCTTTATCTTTAAGTATTGTTGCTTTAGATTCTGGTATTTCTAATGTAATATCAGATAATTCAATATATAACTTTCCTTCTTTTTCAATGATTTTTCCATCTCTAAAGTTCATTTGAGGACTACCAATAAAACCAGCAACGAATTTATTGATAGGATGTTCATAAAGATAAGTAGGAGCAGCAACTTGCTGAACACGACCATCTTTCATAACAACAATTCTTGTTCCCATTGTCATGGCTTCCGTTTGATCGTGAGTGACATAAATAAATGTTGTACCAAGTTGCTGATAAATTTTTAAAATTTCAACACGCATTTGTACTCTTAACTTAGCGTCTAAGTTACTAAGTGGTTCATCCATTAAGAAAACTTTTGGTTCACGGACAATCGCTCTTCCTAAAGCCACACGTTGTCTCTGCCCACCAGAGAGCGCTTTAGGTTTACGATCCAAATATTGTTCAATATCTAATGCTTTGGCAGCGGCACGAACTTTTTGATCAATCACATCTTTAGAGACTTTCGCAATCTTTAGTCCGAAAGCCATGTTATCGTAAACTGTCATATGAGGATAGAGTGCATATGATTGGAATACCATAGCAATGTCTCGATCTTTTGGAGCAACATCATTCATCAGTGTATCATCAATGTAAAGTTCTCCTGCTGAAATATCCTCCAATCCAGCAATCATTCTTAGGGTTGTAGATTTTCCACATCCGGAAGGACCTACAAAAACAATAAATTCTTTATCAGCAATATCTAAGTTAAAATCAAAGACAGCTTGAACATTATTGTCATATATTTTATCTATATTTTTAAGTGATAATGTAGCCATTATATTTCCTCCTATTTATATTTCTTATTGTATAAATATAGTAAGACCAATAAACCAGTCAAACCTACAAGTTCCATGCCAAGTCCAGCATAACCAACATTTTGTTGTCCAAAGCATACCAGTCCAAATGAAATGACAAAGCAAATAGCAGCGATTATATTTTTTGTTGTATTACTCATATCAGTTCACCTCTAATCTTTCAATCCACCAAGAGTCATCCCTTGGGTTAATTTCTTTTGAACCATGATATACAAGATCAGTGTTGGCAACATAACAATAACCAATCCAGCATATAATTGACCATAATTTGCAGCTGCCATTTGTCCTTTAGATAAAGTGACCAATCCAACAGGTAAAGTCTTAGATGCACCAGGCATTAATGTCAATGCAATGATGTATTCATTCCAAAAGGCTAAGAAGTTAAATAAGATAACTGTAATAATACTTGGTTTTGCCATTGGGGCCATGACTTTCATCATTGTCTTAAAATATCCACATCCATCTATAAATGCAGCTTCTTCGTAAGCTTTTGGAAGTGTTCTAAAATAACTGCTTAGCAGATAAACTGTAAAAGGAATAGCAGTCGCCGCATAAACAATGGCTAAAACAACAATATTATCTAAAAAGAAGAAATCTCCAATGATATCATAAACAACATCATCCCAAGATGTTAACATTAAGAAAATAGGGACAACAATGTAATTCACATTGATAAACAAACCACCCATAAAAGCAGTATTAATGAGTTTCTTACCTTTGAAGTCAAATCTTGCTAAAACATAAGATGCTGGTAATGCAATGATAACAAGTAAAAATAAACCTAAAGCAGTTACAATAACTGAATTTAAGAAATATTCAGCCATATTGGCTTTTTCAAAAGCATCAATAAAGTTTTGAATATAAAAACTAGCAGGTAATGACCATGGACTTCCCTGGAATTCAGCATTTGTTTTTAAAGAAGACATAAATACCCATATAACAGGAACTATGATTGATATAGCAAGTGTAATTAAGGCAACATACACAAATATTTTATAAAGTTTACCACTACTTATTTTTTCTTTTTTCATGTGTGTCCCTCCTTAGAATTCATATTCTTCACGTTCTGTTACTTTATTAATAACAGCACTCAATAAGAATGAGAAAATAAATGTAACAGCACCAATAGCCATACCATAACCATAACTTGCATTGTTATAAGCTTGATCATAGAGGTAGAAGAGCAGAACACGGCTGGCACCATCTGGTCCACCAGTTGTCATAACTTGAACCAATAAGAAACTTAAGTTAATTGTACTAATAACAAAGAAAGTTAAAGTTGTACGAATATTGCTCCAGACAAGTGGAAGAGTAATTGTAAAGAATTGTTTGATTTTTCCACAGCCATCAAGTTCAGCTGCTTCATAATAATGAGCAGGAATAGATGACATACTAGCCATATACATAACCATATAATATCCAATCGCTTGCCAAATCAATGCAAAGGCAATTGAATACATGACAATAGACTGATTTCCTAAATAAGGGATACCTTGCCAATCTTTGCCCATAAATATGCCCAAGACACTATTTAACAATCCATTTGCTGAAGGGTCATAAATGGCTGAGAAGATAGCTCCAATAACAACTATTGATAATATATTAGGAATGTAAAAAATAACTCTAAAGAAATTTTGTCCTTTTAACTTTTCTCTGACTAATATTGATGCGAATATAATAGCAAGAGCAAGTGTAAATATTGTCACAATGACAATGACAAATATTGTATTTTGGAAAGCTCTAATAAAGTTCATATCTTTAAATAAAATCAAGAAGTTATTGAGCCCAACAAATGTTTTTTCATCAGAAAATCCGCCCCATTTTAATGTCGACATGAGAAAGACATTAATGGTTGGATAAACCATAAAGACTGTGAATAAAATAACTGCAGGAGCAAGACATAAAATGATAAAACGTCTTTTTTCTTTTTTCTTATTCATAGTAATCCTCCTTCTTACTTATAAGAATAGGCGGTGTTCCCACCGCCTACCTCGTGTTTTTTATGAAACTATTTATTTGCATCTGCAATTTTTTGAACTGCATCTACAGAAGCGTTATACCATTCATCAACTGTTTTATCACCAGAAACAACTGAGTTAATAGAACCAAATAAGATTCCAGTTTCACCAGTTAAAGTTACACCTTCAACAGCATTCGCTGCCATAAATGTTGAACTGTTTGTTTTTACACCTTTATCAGCCATTGTAAACATGAAACTATCAGATTCAGCAACTCTCTTTTCAGAACCTTTGATTGGAATTAAGAAACCTGCTTTGTAAATTTCTTTTTTAGGATCTTCGCTCTTTTTCATTGCTTCTTCATCTAAAGCACCATATTTGTAGAATAAATCAGCTGCTTCATCGCTATAGCAGTAAGCCATGAATTTCATTGCTAATTCTTTATTTGCAGCTTTTTCAGGAACATACATTTGTTCTACGAAGTTAGTTGAATATGAATCTCCACCAGCTTTAGCAGCAGGAATACCAGTGATTCCCCATTCAAAACCATCAGGAGTTGTTGCGGCCATTTCACCTGGTAACCAAGTTCCGTTAGGGCAGAATAATGCTTTACCATCAATAATTAATTGTTGATTTTTTGTGAAGTTATCACCATTAGCATTTGCAACTGTAGTAGGAGCAGTATATTTTGCTAATTTACCAACGATTTCAAATGCTTCTTTCACTTCTGGAAGTTTCCAAGCATCTACATCATAACTAATTAATTTTGCATAAGTTTCAGGACCAGCAGTTGCATTCAATAATGAAGTGAAGAATGCATCAAAGTAACCAGCAGTAGGATAAGTAAAT
Protein-coding regions in this window:
- the gnpA gene encoding 1,3-beta-galactosyl-N-acetylhexosamine phosphorylase, encoding MKNYGRLTLPTDLDVIDQTIALKEKLGADAIRDCDGTEMPEEILGLDAKIYATYYTTRKDNDWALAHPEEIQQEYLITDRYTARNTSLTISLMKGFHTEQLKPNFIDDPYEWWEVIDRTTGEIVPTSQWTYSEENCSVTIQTIPYHVYTVSFLAFLIWDPVHMYNFITNDWKDAPHQLTFDVRQPKTQVFVKEKLRKFCEDNPHIDVIRFTTFFHQFTLTFDDQKREKFVEWFGYSASVSPYILKQFEKWAGYKFRPEFIVDQGYHNSLFRVPSREFKDFIDFQQQEVCKLAKELVDIVHSYGKEAMMFLGDHWIGTEPYGPYFETIGLDAVVGSVGDGVTMRMISDIKGVKYTEGRLLPYFFPDVFTEGGDPIGEAHSNWLKARRAILRSPLDRIGYGGYLKLALQWPGFIDTITHVVDEFRDIHDTIQGTSAYVSPFKVAILNCWGASRRWMNNQVHHAIWYREIYSYVGIIECLSGMPIDIDFINFDDIKNGQLDQYKVVINAGSAYTSWSGEKNWIDETVVTKIRQWVDQGGGFIGVGEPTAYQHQGQFFQLSDVLGVDKEVGFTLSHDKYNEVDSHHFLLEDIDGQIDFGEGMNGIYAHGENYQILNQHHGYAQLVTNTYGKGRSIYFAGLPYSPQNCRLLLRAIYWAAGKEDEMKKYYVSNVNTEVAAFEKVGKIAVINNTTEALSSDLYISGQKVETLNLLPMELRWITIKE
- a CDS encoding ABC transporter ATP-binding protein — translated: MATLSLKNIDKIYDNNVQAVFDFNLDIADKEFIVFVGPSGCGKSTTLRMIAGLEDISAGELYIDDTLMNDVAPKDRDIAMVFQSYALYPHMTVYDNMAFGLKIAKVSKDVIDQKVRAAAKALDIEQYLDRKPKALSGGQRQRVALGRAIVREPKVFLMDEPLSNLDAKLRVQMRVEILKIYQQLGTTFIYVTHDQTEAMTMGTRIVVMKDGRVQQVAAPTYLYEHPINKFVAGFIGSPQMNFRDGKIIEKEGKLYIELSDITLEIPESKATILKDKGYIGKTVTMGIRPEDISTHPQYIMHHPEASFQNKVDVVELMGSESFIHMTKDDVPFVVKVPGSTPLRANDEGAFVYIMNKTHFFDKETELNILENHEG
- a CDS encoding DUF6903 family protein, which codes for MSNTTKNIIAAICFVISFGLVCFGQQNVGYAGLGMELVGLTGLLVLLYLYNKKYK
- a CDS encoding carbohydrate ABC transporter permease; its protein translation is MNKKKEKRRFIILCLAPAVILFTVFMVYPTINVFLMSTLKWGGFSDEKTFVGLNNFLILFKDMNFIRAFQNTIFVIVIVTIFTLALAIIFASILVREKLKGQNFFRVIFYIPNILSIVVIGAIFSAIYDPSANGLLNSVLGIFMGKDWQGIPYLGNQSIVMYSIAFALIWQAIGYYMVMYMASMSSIPAHYYEAAELDGCGKIKQFFTITLPLVWSNIRTTLTFFVISTINLSFLLVQVMTTGGPDGASRVLLFYLYDQAYNNASYGYGMAIGAVTFIFSFLLSAVINKVTEREEYEF
- a CDS encoding carbohydrate ABC transporter permease, which produces MKKEKISSGKLYKIFVYVALITLAISIIVPVIWVFMSSLKTNAEFQGSPWSLPASFYIQNFIDAFEKANMAEYFLNSVIVTALGLFLLVIIALPASYVLARFDFKGKKLINTAFMGGLFINVNYIVVPIFLMLTSWDDVVYDIIGDFFFLDNIVVLAIVYAATAIPFTVYLLSSYFRTLPKAYEEAAFIDGCGYFKTMMKVMAPMAKPSIITVILFNFLAFWNEYIIALTLMPGASKTLPVGLVTLSKGQMAAANYGQLYAGLVIVMLPTLILYIMVQKKLTQGMTLGGLKD
- a CDS encoding carbohydrate ABC transporter substrate-binding protein, with product MKTKKVLSLGLSVLMLGSLLVGCGTKDKDTTDGKTLTIAGLDGGYGTEGWKKVIEKFEADNGVKINATFDKKISDVVRPKITAGKDVPDIIYLTVGGVGGLTDTLIKEKQIADISALLDTEIPGESTKVKDKILSSFVQGATADPYGDGKLYLAPLNNAPCGLFYNAGLFKEKKWEVPKDWDGMWKLAEEAKKEGISLFTYPTAGYFDAFFTSLLNATAGPETYAKLISYDVDAWKLPEVKEAFEIVGKLAKYTAPTTVANANGDNFTKNQQLIIDGKALFCPNGTWLPGEMAATTPDGFEWGITGIPAAKAGGDSYSTNFVEQMYVPEKAANKELAMKFMAYCYSDEAADLFYKYGALDEEAMKKSEDPKKEIYKAGFLIPIKGSEKRVAESDSFMFTMADKGVKTNSSTFMAANAVEGVTLTGETGILFGSINSVVSGDKTVDEWYNASVDAVQKIADANK